From the Neorhodopirellula lusitana genome, one window contains:
- a CDS encoding AAA family ATPase, translated as MVTPPPRPNESSNTANGNGGDASSGDASSTDEATLNSDVAAAEALIHSVNQVKEQVSRVVVGQDEVVEQLLIAILARGHCLLEGVPGLAKTLMVRTLASSMSLDFRRIQFTPDLMPGDITGTDIIQEDHETGRREMVFRKGPIFTQMLLADEINRTPPKTQAALLEAMQEHEVTAGGHTFPLAEPFFVLATQNPIEQEGTYPLPEAQRDRFLFHVVVTYPSRDEESEIIDRTTSGQPQEVQHVVTGEQIVQFQSLVRRVPLPPHVKEWVIDLVRDARPNQPEAKDWVREWIQWGPGPRASQQLVLAAKARALLYGRTHVSIDDVLALALPVLRHRIVPTFAAEADGVEVQDLIERLIKEHAVAPASIL; from the coding sequence ATGGTCACTCCTCCACCCCGCCCTAACGAATCCAGCAACACCGCCAACGGGAATGGCGGCGATGCCAGTTCGGGCGATGCCAGCTCAACTGACGAAGCGACTCTCAACAGTGATGTCGCCGCCGCCGAAGCACTGATCCACAGCGTCAACCAAGTCAAGGAACAGGTCAGCCGCGTTGTCGTCGGCCAAGACGAAGTCGTCGAACAACTTCTGATTGCAATTTTGGCTCGCGGTCACTGCTTGCTGGAAGGCGTTCCCGGACTCGCTAAGACTCTGATGGTGCGAACGCTAGCATCGTCAATGAGCCTAGACTTCCGCCGCATCCAGTTCACGCCTGACCTGATGCCTGGCGACATCACTGGTACCGACATCATTCAAGAGGACCACGAGACCGGACGCCGAGAAATGGTGTTCCGCAAAGGTCCAATCTTCACACAGATGCTACTGGCGGACGAGATCAATCGGACGCCGCCGAAGACGCAAGCGGCGCTGCTGGAAGCGATGCAAGAACATGAGGTTACCGCTGGCGGGCACACGTTCCCTCTCGCCGAACCTTTCTTTGTACTGGCGACCCAAAATCCGATCGAGCAAGAAGGCACCTACCCGCTGCCCGAAGCTCAACGAGACCGATTCCTGTTCCACGTGGTGGTCACTTACCCCAGCCGCGACGAAGAGTCCGAAATCATCGACCGCACCACGTCCGGGCAACCACAAGAAGTGCAACACGTGGTTACCGGCGAACAAATCGTGCAGTTCCAATCACTCGTACGCCGCGTGCCCTTGCCGCCCCACGTCAAAGAATGGGTGATTGATTTGGTGCGTGACGCGCGCCCCAACCAACCCGAAGCCAAAGACTGGGTAAGAGAATGGATCCAGTGGGGCCCTGGCCCGCGAGCTAGCCAACAACTGGTCTTGGCGGCGAAGGCTCGAGCGTTGCTATACGGACGCACCCACGTTTCCATCGACGACGTGCTCGCACTCGCATTGCCAGTCCTACGCCACCGAATCGTGCCCACCTTTGCCGCCGAAGCCGACGGTGTCGAGGTCCAAGACCTAATCGAGCGTCTCATCAAAGAACACGCCGTCGCACCCGCCAGCATCCTGTAG
- a CDS encoding HTTM domain-containing protein, producing the protein MIGAIKDQLSNGVDSLVDAWDWFWFTPRHVDTLAVLRICTGAMLLYSHLVLAMDLSSFLGTEAWINNDAARALHNGTFGESTAAWSYLWSIDSPTFIWIHHLLAIAASAAFMVGFLTRISGPLAWFLQLMILHRLLGSLFGLDQIVTYCAMYLAFTPCGAVFSIDAWLRRRREEAASENSNKDSKAATTEYASWLFPADVPSTVANVATRLLQVHMCVIYLFGGLAKGRGQLWWDGTAFWYAIGNYEYQSIDVTFLSEYPTFFTGLTHITLFWEIFYCALIWPKLTRPITLAIAVAVHGGIALFLGMATFGMMMIAANGIFLSPWIFRRWRGLQPPLQPTGSYATSGVNTSVASAKSSGPSEDEKQRIANLEKAEAAFKKRYVKLKRREAKVEERNERIRATKAKLREKLKDGTLSASDSQLDHLSDDVNDHLQDGGSGIDLNLSDPDLL; encoded by the coding sequence ATGATCGGCGCAATCAAAGATCAACTGAGCAACGGCGTTGATTCATTGGTCGATGCGTGGGACTGGTTCTGGTTCACGCCCAGACACGTCGACACACTTGCGGTGCTGCGAATTTGCACCGGAGCAATGCTGCTGTATTCCCACCTCGTCCTCGCGATGGACCTGAGCTCATTCTTAGGAACCGAAGCCTGGATCAACAACGACGCCGCGCGAGCACTTCACAACGGCACCTTTGGCGAGTCCACCGCCGCGTGGTCTTACCTGTGGTCCATCGACAGCCCGACGTTCATTTGGATCCACCATCTGTTAGCCATCGCCGCATCGGCCGCCTTCATGGTCGGCTTCCTCACTCGGATCAGCGGGCCGCTGGCGTGGTTCTTGCAACTGATGATCCTGCATCGATTGCTGGGCAGCCTCTTCGGCCTGGACCAAATCGTCACCTACTGTGCGATGTACTTGGCGTTCACGCCGTGCGGAGCGGTATTTTCAATCGACGCCTGGCTAAGACGACGACGCGAAGAAGCCGCCTCCGAAAACAGCAACAAAGATTCCAAAGCCGCAACAACGGAATACGCTAGCTGGCTATTCCCCGCCGACGTGCCCAGCACGGTCGCCAACGTGGCGACTCGGTTGTTGCAGGTCCACATGTGCGTGATCTATTTGTTCGGTGGACTCGCAAAGGGTCGCGGCCAACTTTGGTGGGACGGCACCGCGTTCTGGTACGCGATCGGCAACTACGAGTACCAGTCAATCGACGTGACGTTCCTGTCGGAATACCCGACTTTCTTCACCGGCCTCACCCACATCACCCTGTTTTGGGAAATCTTTTACTGTGCATTAATCTGGCCCAAGCTCACTCGGCCAATCACGCTAGCGATCGCCGTGGCGGTCCACGGCGGGATCGCATTGTTCCTGGGCATGGCCACGTTCGGAATGATGATGATCGCCGCAAACGGAATCTTCCTGAGCCCTTGGATCTTCCGTCGCTGGCGTGGACTACAACCGCCCCTGCAACCCACCGGTTCGTATGCAACAAGCGGAGTCAACACGAGCGTTGCGAGTGCGAAATCGTCCGGACCGAGCGAGGACGAAAAACAACGGATCGCTAACCTTGAAAAAGCCGAGGCTGCGTTCAAGAAACGTTACGTCAAGCTGAAACGACGGGAAGCCAAAGTCGAGGAACGCAACGAACGAATCCGCGCAACCAAAGCGAAGCTGCGAGAAAAGCTGAAAGACGGCACACTCAGCGCCTCCGATAGCCAACTCGATCACCTCAGCGACGATGTCAACGATCACTTGCAAGACGGCGGCTCCGGAATCGACCTGAACCTGTCAGATCCTGATCTGCTGTAG
- a CDS encoding glycerate kinase type-2 family protein, whose amino-acid sequence MPNQLTNHAQAIFDAAVDSVRGEALMRENVRFEADEIWLGEQSVLRDDVDRIVLVGAGKASGAMAVGMIERYRMDQSRLLSGGEVNRSGGPTDLAGGRPRDLEWIGHVNVPEGCDVIPGELDWPSGVKLHAARPTGVNEPTSAAIQGTDRILELVRGAGPRDLVVVLISGGGSALLVRPAGQLSLDDLLTVIRHLSSSGADITELNTVRKHLSAVKGGRLAQACQNAPMFTLILSDVLGDPLDLIASGPTVPDTSVATDALSLLKKYDPDQSLPPSVYTHLVGQVGNRVSADGSSAVDSNRAAETAVTLVLGNNAVAVDAGGIRAESLGYNHIMQCARSSEGTAESVGQLLAEMTVGMLRSADGRNESSDNDSSRDDSKHGDPTRHFHDALITGGEPVVHLADAGRRGRGGRNQQLVLAAYARLLTMELTDSEWDRLVILSGGTDGEDGPTDAAGAWVDGRVHTAARQMRLEPQSYLDRNDAYSFFEQAGGLLMTGPTGTNVCDVRVALVC is encoded by the coding sequence ATGCCCAATCAACTGACAAATCACGCTCAGGCCATCTTTGATGCCGCCGTGGACTCGGTCCGCGGGGAAGCGTTGATGCGAGAAAATGTGCGTTTCGAGGCCGATGAGATCTGGCTGGGGGAGCAATCGGTCCTCCGCGACGATGTTGATCGAATCGTCTTGGTTGGGGCCGGAAAGGCGTCCGGGGCGATGGCGGTTGGGATGATTGAGCGATACCGGATGGACCAAAGCCGGTTGCTGTCCGGCGGTGAAGTCAATCGTTCTGGCGGTCCGACTGATCTCGCTGGCGGAAGGCCGCGGGATTTGGAGTGGATCGGCCATGTTAATGTGCCCGAAGGTTGCGATGTCATTCCCGGTGAACTGGACTGGCCTAGCGGCGTCAAGTTGCACGCGGCGCGGCCAACCGGCGTGAATGAACCGACATCGGCCGCGATCCAGGGGACTGATCGGATTTTAGAATTGGTTCGCGGTGCGGGGCCACGAGACTTGGTGGTCGTCTTGATTTCGGGGGGAGGCAGCGCGTTGTTGGTGCGCCCCGCTGGCCAGCTTTCGCTGGATGATTTGTTGACGGTGATTCGTCACCTCAGTTCCAGTGGCGCGGATATCACGGAACTGAACACGGTTCGCAAACACCTCAGTGCGGTCAAGGGCGGCCGGCTCGCCCAGGCTTGCCAGAACGCGCCGATGTTCACGTTGATCTTGTCGGATGTCTTAGGGGACCCGCTCGACCTGATTGCGTCGGGGCCGACCGTGCCGGACACTTCCGTTGCCACCGACGCGTTGAGCTTGTTGAAAAAGTACGATCCGGATCAGTCGTTGCCGCCGTCGGTTTACACTCACCTGGTTGGCCAGGTTGGCAATCGAGTTAGCGCCGATGGCTCATCGGCCGTGGACTCCAATCGCGCGGCTGAAACGGCAGTGACATTGGTCTTAGGTAACAACGCAGTCGCCGTGGATGCGGGCGGGATTCGAGCGGAGTCGCTGGGGTACAACCACATCATGCAGTGCGCACGATCGAGCGAAGGTACGGCGGAGTCCGTCGGGCAGCTGCTTGCCGAGATGACCGTCGGGATGCTTCGTAGTGCGGACGGCCGGAATGAATCCAGTGACAATGATTCCAGTCGCGATGATTCCAAACACGGCGATCCGACGCGGCATTTTCATGATGCGTTGATCACGGGCGGTGAACCGGTGGTCCATCTGGCTGACGCTGGCCGCCGTGGACGAGGCGGGCGAAACCAGCAATTGGTGCTGGCGGCCTACGCGAGGTTGCTGACCATGGAGCTGACCGATTCGGAATGGGACCGGTTGGTGATCCTTTCGGGCGGGACCGATGGCGAAGATGGGCCAACCGATGCGGCGGGCGCCTGGGTCGACGGGCGGGTTCACACGGCGGCACGGCAAATGAGATTGGAGCCGCAAAGTTATCTGGACCGCAACGATGCGTATTCGTTTTTCGAGCAAGCCGGGGGGCTGTTGATGACCGGGCCCACGGGCACGAATGTGTGCGACGTGCGGGTGGCTTTGGTGTGTTAA
- a CDS encoding 3-keto-disaccharide hydrolase, translating to MNAAPRLSRTFFLLVASLAGAFPVVADPAIAEEAVPSLQGGEVTVLFDGKTLDGWRGREDLWSVEDGVIVGRTSEDAPIKKNTFLVLDKPTEGDFELTLQFKIEGGNSGIQYRSEVLDEKEFIVKGYQADIDSTNKFAGILYEERGRGILCKRGQQVTISEDGKKTVETFADHDEMAATIHPGEWNDYRIVARGAQVEQFINETMMVKIIDHQTGKARDAGVIALQLHQGPPMTIRYKNLSLRTYR from the coding sequence ATGAACGCCGCTCCAAGACTTTCCCGAACGTTTTTTCTGTTGGTCGCATCGCTTGCTGGGGCATTCCCCGTCGTTGCCGACCCTGCCATCGCTGAAGAAGCCGTGCCCTCGCTACAGGGTGGTGAAGTCACCGTCCTGTTTGACGGCAAGACGCTCGACGGATGGCGTGGGCGAGAAGACCTGTGGTCAGTGGAAGACGGCGTGATCGTGGGCCGGACCAGCGAGGATGCTCCGATTAAGAAGAACACGTTTTTGGTTTTGGATAAGCCTACCGAAGGCGATTTTGAATTGACGCTTCAGTTCAAAATCGAAGGTGGGAACTCCGGCATCCAGTACCGCAGCGAAGTGCTCGACGAAAAGGAATTTATCGTCAAAGGCTATCAAGCGGATATCGATTCGACCAACAAGTTCGCCGGTATCCTGTACGAGGAACGTGGGCGAGGCATTCTGTGCAAACGCGGCCAACAGGTCACCATCAGCGAAGACGGTAAGAAGACAGTCGAGACCTTCGCCGACCATGATGAAATGGCCGCGACGATCCATCCGGGCGAGTGGAATGACTACCGCATCGTCGCCCGCGGTGCCCAGGTCGAACAGTTCATCAACGAAACCATGATGGTGAAAATCATCGATCATCAAACCGGTAAGGCTCGTGACGCAGGCGTGATTGCTTTGCAACTGCACCAGGGACCACCAATGACGATTCGCTACAAGAATCTTTCGCTGCGAACCTACCGCTAG
- a CDS encoding class I SAM-dependent methyltransferase — translation MPANPPYDLIAACAFGLEAIVKRELAALGIEATIGESGRVHFQGDFTTIAKANLWLRCADRVLIRIAEFPAADFDALFETTKAIQWGDWIPVDGEFPVTGRSVKSTLTSVPACQRAVKRAVVDALQRDHATEDLPETGAQVKVDIAILKDVATLTLDTTGRSLHRRGYRTDISSAPLKETLAAAMVSLSYWRRDRPLLDPFCGSGTIPIEAAMMGRNMAPGQHRNFAFEDWADVSPEILYGLRGEALQGVLDPLPQRLLGSDIDPRILRAARDNAERAGVTADVHFEPGDVRDVQSKRRFGCLITNPPYGMRLGRDWEIEELYASIPQVLRHLPTWSFYFLTAFGQFENAFGRKADRRRKLYNGRIECTYYQFQGPKPVASKPVATETEIATETAQAEPNVADSNSARPIADEPKQAKPEPTATPVCTPPKPDASAEVKQTAPSETPAAESESPASPVTAPPITATPESDAPAPGSPWAKAAANNAKADNAKADSDSPSRVDASPTVAAPPAVDDSVNTPKTADSNHASTSDNTPSERESQPAPAPQPKYIHAVGEAAFGALTDKAAHQAELFATRLKKRAKHLRRWPTKRGITCFRLYERDVPEIPLVVDRYENHLHLSEFERPHDRDPAQHANWLDLMARTAGEALDVPKQNVYLKKRIRQRGKTQHQKVDETEQRIPVKEGGLTFLVNLADYVDTGLFLDHRVTRSMVREAAAGKNFLNLFSYTGSFTSYAASGGAASTTSVDLSANYSQWAQENLQANNLDGPQHQFVTMDIGEFIRRHKPGEVYDLVVCDPPTFSNSKRTDQDWNVQTDAIPLLLDVMKLVKPGGIIFFSTNFRRFKMNADALGATEVHEISTQTVPEDFRNRRIHRCWRIVK, via the coding sequence ATGCCTGCCAATCCGCCGTACGACCTCATCGCGGCTTGCGCCTTCGGACTCGAAGCAATCGTCAAACGCGAACTGGCCGCCCTGGGTATCGAAGCGACGATCGGCGAATCGGGCCGAGTTCACTTCCAGGGCGACTTCACCACGATCGCCAAAGCAAACCTGTGGCTCCGCTGCGCCGACCGTGTTTTGATCCGGATCGCTGAATTTCCTGCCGCGGATTTTGACGCGTTGTTCGAAACGACCAAAGCCATCCAGTGGGGCGACTGGATCCCCGTCGACGGAGAATTCCCGGTCACCGGTCGCAGCGTGAAATCGACACTGACCAGCGTTCCGGCCTGCCAACGAGCCGTCAAGCGAGCTGTCGTCGATGCACTGCAGCGGGATCACGCGACCGAAGATCTTCCCGAAACCGGCGCGCAAGTCAAAGTCGACATCGCGATCCTGAAAGATGTCGCCACACTCACCCTGGACACGACCGGCCGCAGTCTACACCGACGCGGTTATCGCACCGACATCTCGTCCGCGCCCCTGAAGGAAACCCTGGCGGCGGCGATGGTGAGTCTGTCGTACTGGCGGCGAGATCGCCCGCTACTGGATCCGTTTTGTGGCAGTGGCACGATCCCCATCGAAGCCGCGATGATGGGCCGGAACATGGCCCCCGGCCAACACCGCAACTTCGCGTTCGAAGACTGGGCGGACGTTTCCCCCGAGATCCTTTACGGACTTCGCGGCGAAGCTCTGCAAGGCGTACTCGATCCATTGCCACAACGCTTGCTGGGCAGCGACATCGACCCACGTATCTTGCGTGCCGCTCGTGACAACGCCGAACGCGCCGGTGTGACCGCTGACGTTCACTTCGAACCCGGCGATGTACGCGACGTGCAAAGCAAACGTCGTTTCGGATGCCTGATCACCAACCCGCCGTACGGAATGCGACTGGGGCGGGACTGGGAGATCGAAGAGCTCTATGCCTCGATCCCGCAAGTTCTTCGTCACCTGCCGACCTGGTCTTTCTATTTCCTGACCGCGTTCGGCCAATTCGAAAATGCCTTTGGTCGCAAAGCCGATCGACGCCGCAAACTTTACAACGGCCGCATCGAATGCACGTACTACCAATTCCAAGGGCCCAAGCCAGTCGCCTCGAAACCCGTGGCTACCGAAACCGAAATAGCGACAGAGACCGCACAGGCTGAACCGAACGTGGCGGATTCCAATTCAGCTAGGCCAATCGCAGACGAACCAAAACAAGCGAAGCCAGAACCAACGGCCACTCCGGTTTGCACTCCACCCAAGCCGGACGCGTCCGCGGAAGTCAAGCAAACCGCACCAAGCGAAACACCAGCCGCTGAGTCAGAAAGCCCAGCGTCGCCAGTCACAGCGCCGCCAATCACAGCGACACCAGAGTCGGACGCACCTGCCCCCGGTTCTCCCTGGGCGAAAGCGGCAGCAAACAATGCAAAAGCCGACAATGCAAAAGCGGACAGCGACAGCCCCTCGCGCGTTGACGCATCTCCAACGGTTGCCGCACCCCCGGCGGTTGACGACTCGGTGAACACACCAAAGACAGCAGACTCAAATCACGCGAGCACCAGCGACAACACGCCAAGCGAACGGGAGTCTCAACCTGCACCCGCACCACAACCCAAGTACATCCACGCAGTCGGCGAAGCCGCCTTCGGGGCACTAACCGACAAGGCCGCACACCAAGCGGAACTGTTCGCCACCCGGCTCAAGAAACGAGCCAAGCACCTCCGTCGCTGGCCAACCAAACGTGGCATCACTTGCTTCCGGCTTTACGAACGCGACGTGCCCGAAATCCCGCTGGTCGTCGATCGCTACGAAAACCATCTGCATCTCAGCGAGTTTGAACGACCGCACGATCGCGATCCGGCTCAACACGCCAACTGGCTCGACCTGATGGCTCGCACCGCCGGCGAAGCACTCGATGTGCCGAAGCAAAACGTGTATCTGAAAAAACGCATTCGGCAACGCGGCAAGACTCAACACCAAAAGGTCGACGAAACCGAACAACGCATCCCGGTCAAAGAAGGCGGCCTGACTTTCCTGGTCAACCTTGCGGACTATGTCGACACCGGTTTGTTCCTGGATCACCGCGTGACGCGTTCGATGGTTCGAGAAGCTGCCGCTGGCAAAAACTTCCTGAACTTGTTTTCCTACACCGGATCGTTCACGTCGTACGCGGCCAGTGGCGGTGCGGCTTCCACGACCAGCGTCGACCTGTCAGCGAACTATTCCCAGTGGGCTCAAGAAAACCTGCAAGCCAACAATCTCGACGGACCACAGCACCAGTTCGTCACGATGGACATTGGCGAGTTCATCCGCCGGCACAAACCCGGCGAAGTCTACGACCTAGTCGTTTGCGACCCGCCAACGTTTTCCAATTCCAAACGCACCGACCAGGACTGGAACGTGCAGACCGATGCCATTCCACTTTTGTTGGACGTGATGAAACTGGTGAAGCCGGGCGGAATCATTTTCTTCTCGACCAACTTCCGCCGCTTCAAGATGAACGCCGACGCGTTAGGGGCAACGGAAGTCCATGAGATTTCAACCCAAACGGTCCCCGAAGATTTCCGCAACCGACGTATCCACCGATGCTGGCGAATCGTCAAGTAA
- a CDS encoding citrate synthase, with amino-acid sequence MKPSSNLEVQQVDTARVQWGSESCDLPLFEGTEGERGLDISRLRSQTNLITLDEGFVNTGSTRSAITFLDGEKGVLRYRGYPIEKLAANCDFIETAFLLMYGELPTAREIETFRSGIREHTMIHEDMKSFYNGFPRDAHPMAILSSVVGALSTFYQDSLDITDQRQVEISIYRLLAKLPTIAAYAYKKSIGQPFMYPKNDLGYCENFLRMMFATPTEDYEVDPDFAEALNLLFIVHADHEQNCSTSTVRMVGSSNANLFASISAGISALWGPLHGGANEACVNMLEQIAMDGGNVKKYVDMAKDKENNYRLMGFGHRVYKNFDPRATIIRSCCDKLLAKLNLDDPLFEVAQKLEEVALKDEYFIERQLYPNVDFYSGVIYRALGIPVQMFTVLFAIGRLPGWIAHWREMHANPAFRINRPRQIYTGCTEREVVPVSER; translated from the coding sequence ATGAAGCCATCATCCAATTTAGAAGTGCAACAAGTCGATACGGCCCGCGTCCAGTGGGGTAGCGAATCGTGTGACTTACCCCTTTTCGAAGGCACCGAAGGTGAACGCGGCTTAGATATTAGCCGCCTGCGTTCACAAACCAATCTGATCACTCTCGACGAAGGGTTTGTTAACACGGGTAGCACCCGCAGTGCGATCACGTTCCTGGATGGCGAAAAAGGCGTCTTACGCTATCGCGGCTATCCCATCGAAAAGCTCGCCGCGAACTGCGATTTCATCGAAACCGCGTTCCTATTGATGTACGGCGAATTGCCGACGGCCAGGGAAATTGAAACCTTCCGCTCCGGCATCCGCGAACACACGATGATTCACGAGGACATGAAGTCGTTCTACAACGGCTTCCCACGTGACGCTCACCCGATGGCCATTCTCAGCAGCGTGGTCGGTGCCCTGTCAACGTTCTATCAAGATTCACTTGATATCACCGACCAGCGGCAAGTGGAGATTTCGATCTACCGCTTGCTAGCGAAATTGCCCACGATCGCAGCCTACGCTTACAAGAAGTCGATCGGCCAGCCGTTCATGTATCCCAAGAATGATTTGGGATACTGTGAAAACTTCCTGCGTATGATGTTCGCAACACCAACGGAAGACTACGAAGTCGATCCTGATTTCGCTGAAGCGTTGAACCTGCTCTTCATCGTTCACGCGGACCACGAACAAAACTGCAGCACCTCAACCGTGCGAATGGTCGGCAGTAGCAACGCGAACCTATTCGCTTCGATCAGTGCTGGCATCAGCGCCCTGTGGGGACCACTCCACGGTGGAGCCAACGAGGCCTGCGTGAACATGCTTGAGCAAATTGCGATGGATGGCGGTAACGTCAAGAAGTATGTCGACATGGCCAAGGACAAGGAGAACAATTACCGCCTGATGGGCTTCGGTCACCGCGTCTACAAAAACTTCGACCCGCGGGCCACCATCATTCGCTCCTGCTGCGACAAGTTGCTCGCCAAGTTGAACCTGGACGATCCATTGTTCGAGGTGGCTCAAAAGCTGGAAGAGGTCGCCCTGAAGGATGAGTACTTCATCGAACGCCAACTCTATCCTAACGTCGACTTCTACTCCGGCGTGATCTACCGAGCTCTGGGAATCCCAGTCCAAATGTTCACAGTTCTGTTCGCGATCGGACGCTTGCCAGGATGGATCGCTCACTGGCGTGAAATGCACGCCAACCCAGCGTTCCGCATCAATCGCCCACGCCAAATCTACACCGGCTGCACGGAACGTGAAGTCGTGCCAGTGTCAGAACGCTAA
- a CDS encoding response regulator transcription factor, which produces MRAHILVVEDEQHLGVGIKYNLEAEGYRVSLVEDGPSALKLIDHAPQSIDLMVLDLMLPGMSGYSVCQRVRSEGLALPILMLSARTLPEDRTRGFDVGANQYMNKPFELDELLSRVKNLLQISQQTGQHSHGGNAAAGAKTNLSSQPVDSIEFGHVSVDFQTHQVFVDGKSVRMTPKELRLLRYFVENPERVISRSELLVNVWETSGNMQTRAVDQFIARLRKTIEPSPAEPVHLLTLRDAGYRFVLNPEPN; this is translated from the coding sequence ATGCGAGCGCATATCCTGGTCGTCGAGGATGAACAGCATCTCGGCGTCGGCATCAAGTACAACCTCGAGGCGGAGGGCTATCGCGTCTCGCTGGTCGAAGATGGTCCGTCGGCTCTCAAATTAATCGATCATGCCCCGCAAAGCATTGACCTGATGGTCTTGGATCTGATGTTGCCCGGGATGAGCGGGTACTCCGTTTGTCAGCGAGTTCGTAGTGAAGGGCTGGCCTTGCCGATTTTGATGTTGTCGGCCCGAACTTTGCCGGAAGATCGCACGCGAGGTTTTGACGTCGGCGCAAATCAGTACATGAACAAACCGTTCGAGTTGGACGAGTTGCTCAGCCGGGTCAAAAACTTACTGCAAATTTCACAACAGACCGGCCAGCATTCGCATGGCGGCAACGCGGCCGCCGGTGCGAAGACAAACCTGAGTTCTCAGCCGGTGGATTCCATTGAGTTTGGTCACGTCTCGGTCGATTTTCAAACTCACCAAGTTTTCGTCGATGGCAAGTCTGTGCGGATGACGCCCAAGGAATTGCGATTGCTTCGCTACTTTGTTGAGAATCCCGAACGCGTGATCAGTCGATCGGAATTGCTGGTGAACGTTTGGGAGACATCCGGCAACATGCAAACTCGCGCCGTCGATCAATTTATCGCTCGGTTGCGTAAGACGATCGAGCCTTCGCCCGCCGAGCCAGTGCATTTGTTGACATTGCGTGATGCGGGGTATCGTTTTGTGTTAAACCCCGAACCCAACTGA
- a CDS encoding DUF58 domain-containing protein has product MSLRVLSWLNPIRWLRSLRRSLTPASVTLLLIGIISLNIVWGYPWLGMFAACFACLVVGRAVNYFASPRLKAFVQSARAVPVGCDLAVPTRLVNQRRLPAMDLIFEQTHHCRYVGSLGEVAITPTLRFSRRGKHALPAILVDSYFPFYLFRERQWVASDASIVVTPKRLFREQDSDWLELELTLKGLASQAAQGDQIHYIGSREYREGVPVRRWDFSSWARLGKPILREFSTPAAKSVRVVIDCVRPQSASPDSDVESSGRLSRWLQKCKPTSKEEAAKETGSDTDFEHALSLAAAAVETLVQSGAAVVLEVRSMGDANDRPQLYRCEAGSDPVELLVVLGNAQAEYIDDQSYQNRQPRTEGPTRQRDQATVVIEPGQAVKVAVGAGEY; this is encoded by the coding sequence GTGTCCCTTCGCGTGCTGAGTTGGTTGAATCCAATTCGCTGGCTCCGCAGTTTGCGTCGATCCTTGACGCCCGCATCCGTCACGCTGCTGCTGATCGGAATCATCTCGCTGAATATTGTGTGGGGCTATCCATGGCTGGGCATGTTCGCGGCCTGCTTTGCATGTTTGGTGGTTGGTCGAGCGGTCAACTATTTCGCGTCGCCTCGCTTAAAAGCTTTTGTGCAGTCGGCGCGAGCGGTCCCGGTTGGTTGTGACTTGGCGGTTCCGACTCGCTTGGTCAATCAACGTCGTTTGCCGGCGATGGATTTGATTTTCGAACAGACGCATCATTGCCGTTATGTCGGTTCGCTTGGCGAAGTGGCAATTACCCCGACGTTGCGTTTCAGTCGGCGTGGCAAACATGCGCTGCCGGCGATTTTGGTCGATTCATATTTCCCGTTCTATTTGTTTCGTGAACGGCAGTGGGTGGCCTCGGACGCGAGCATCGTGGTGACACCTAAGCGGCTCTTTCGCGAACAAGATTCCGATTGGCTCGAATTGGAATTGACGCTGAAAGGGTTGGCTTCGCAGGCCGCTCAAGGCGACCAAATCCATTACATCGGTAGCCGGGAATACCGCGAAGGCGTGCCGGTTCGACGCTGGGACTTTTCTTCCTGGGCTCGACTTGGTAAACCGATCTTGCGTGAATTCAGTACCCCGGCAGCGAAGTCAGTGCGAGTCGTGATCGATTGCGTGCGTCCCCAATCCGCTAGCCCCGATAGCGATGTCGAATCCTCGGGGCGACTGAGTCGGTGGCTTCAGAAATGCAAGCCGACAAGTAAAGAGGAAGCCGCGAAAGAGACCGGATCGGATACCGATTTTGAGCATGCGCTCAGCCTCGCGGCAGCGGCGGTTGAGACGCTGGTCCAAAGTGGCGCAGCCGTTGTTCTTGAAGTTCGATCGATGGGCGACGCCAATGACCGACCACAGCTTTATCGGTGCGAAGCCGGTAGTGATCCGGTGGAGTTGCTAGTGGTTCTTGGCAACGCCCAGGCGGAATACATCGATGATCAGTCGTATCAAAATCGCCAGCCGCGCACTGAGGGACCCACGCGTCAACGAGACCAAGCGACGGTCGTTATCGAACCCGGGCAAGCTGTGAAGGTCGCCGTCGGTGCAGGCGAATACTGA